The following are from one region of the Odontesthes bonariensis isolate fOdoBon6 chromosome 12, fOdoBon6.hap1, whole genome shotgun sequence genome:
- the asmt gene encoding acetylserotonin O-methyltransferase, whose protein sequence is MAEFQEASSTEGAPAGDLYPRKILEYMEGFLISKTVFTSCELGVFDVLSSAERPLSAEEISRAVGASLDGTQRLLAACTGLQLLNTHRDNDQVFYSNTDQASVFLTRSSPLSLYQSIQYSSRTIYLCWHYLTDAVREGRNQYEKAFGVNSKDLFQALYRSDEEMVKFMQLMNSIWNICGKDVITAFDLSPFKVICDLGGCSGALAKQCTSVYPECTVTIFDLPKVARMSREHFVNEADQRISFHEGDFFKDPLPEADLYILARILHDWTDERCIELLCRIYKACKPGGAVLLVEALLNNDGSGPLTVQLYSLNMLVQTEGRERTDAQYAALLAAAGFSNIQHCLTGKIYDVVLGRKET, encoded by the exons ACGGTGTTCACCTCCTGTGAATTGGGTGTGTTTGATGTGTTGTCAAGTGCAGAGCGCCCTCTGTCTGCAGAAGAGATCAGCCGGGCGGTGGGGGCCAGTCTGGATGGCACCCAGAGGTTGCTGGCCGCCTGCACCGGCCTGCAGCTGCTCAACACGCACCGAGACAATGACCAAg TGTTCTACAGTAACACAGATCAGGCCAGTGTCTTCCTCACTCGGTCCAGCCCTTTGTCCCTCTATCAGTCCATCCAATACAGCTCCAGAACCATCTACCTCTGCTGGCACTACCTCACTGATGCTGTCAG agaaGGAAGAAACCAATATGAAAAGGCTTTTGGAGTCAATTCGAAAGATCTGTTTCAAGCTCTCTACAG GTCTGATGAAGAAATGGTAAAATTCATGCAGTTGATGAACTCTATTTGGAACATCTGCGGCAAAGACGTGATCACGGCCTTTGATCTTTCACCTTTTAAAGTCATCTGTGATCTTGGAG GCTGCAGTGGAGCATTAGCCAAGCAGTGCACGTCAGTCTACCCAGAATGCACAGTGACGATCTTTGACCTCCCCAAGGTGGCGCGTATGTCGCGGGAACACTTTGTCAACGAGGCTGACCAGAGGATCAGCTTCCACGAGG GGGATTTCTTCAAAGATCCTCTGCCAGAGGCTGACCTCTACATTCTTGCCAGAATCCTCCATGACTGGACAGATGAACGTTGCATAGAACTACTCTGCAGAATCTATAAAGCCTGCAAACCAG GAGGTGCTGTGCTGCTGGTGGAGGCGCTGCTCAATAATGATGGATCTGGCCCACTGACGGTTCAGCTCTACTCTCTTAACATGCTGGTGCAGACGGAGGGCAGAGAGAGGACAGATGCTCAGTATGCCGCCTTGCTGGCTGCTGCTGGCTTCTCCAACATCCAACACTGCCTCACTGGGAAAATCTATGATGTTGTTCTGGGTCGCAAAGAGACATGA